One genomic segment of Strix aluco isolate bStrAlu1 chromosome 14, bStrAlu1.hap1, whole genome shotgun sequence includes these proteins:
- the LOC141929643 gene encoding cadherin-1-like isoform X1, translating into MSPPNWSSTLCAGSLPGTPPHPGAGGVSWPPPPAPWRVLAPLGGCRPFPAGPGQGHGRAAGAAAAMLSGTFTLLLFLLLPDAAPDVPTPPEHSHGLRRQKRDWVIPPINCPENERGPFPKKLVQIKSNKDKETKVFYSITGQGADSPPVGVFTIERETGWLEVTKPLDREEIDKYFLFSHAVSASGQPVEDPMEIIITVTDQNDNRPVFTQAVFHGSVSEGAEPGTSVLQVVATDADDSVSSNHGVVVYSLLRQTPNWPQPHMFAIDGNTGVISVAVEGLAAQVAPEYTLEIEAADMAGYGLRATATVHIQVQAGGASGMVNGSLTTHVLNTATGLPAAGLTVRLAQLEEPGLHWTELGQRQTDEDGRCLPLLPAGQVKAGTYKLRFETAAYWQGLGYASFYPFVEVVFTMMDPVQKLHIPLLISPYSYTTYRGS; encoded by the exons ATGTCCCCCCCAAACTGGAGCAGCACCCTGTGCGCCGGGTCCCTCCCGggcacccccccccaccccggggctgggggtgtcAGTTggcccccaccccctgccccctgGCGCGTGCTGGCACCCCTGGGCGGGTGCCGGCCTTTCCCGGCAGGACCTGGCCAAGGTCACGGCCGAGCAGCTGGTGCAGCCGCGGCCATGTTGTCCGGCACCTtcaccctcctcctcttcctcctgctgccg GACGCAGCGCCTGACGTGCCGACCCCCCCCGAGCACAGCCATGGCCTTCGGCGGCAGAAGAGGGACTGGGTCATCCCCCCCATCAACTGCCCCGAGAACGAGCGGGGACCCTTCCCCAAAAAGCTGGTGCAG ATCAAATCCAACAAGGACAAGGAGACAAAGGTTTTCTACAGCATCACGGGGCAGGGGGCGGACAGCCCCCCCGTGGGGGTCTTCACCATCGAGCGGGAGACGGGGTGGCTGGAGGTGACGAAACCGCTGGACCGGGAGGAGATCGATAAATATTTT CTCTTCTCCCACGCCGTGTCGGCCAGCgggcagcccgtggaggaccccatggaGATCATCATCACCGTGACCGACCAGAACGACAACCGGCCCGTCTTCACCCAGGCGGTTTTTCACGGCAGCGTGTCGGAGGGGGCTGAGCCGG GCACCTCGGTGCTGCAGGTGGTGGCCACGGATGCGGATGACAGCGTCAGCTCCAACCACGGCGTCGTGGTCTACTCCCTCCTGCGCCAGACGCCGAACTGGCCCCAGCCCCACATGTTTGCCATCGATGGCAACACCGGCGTGATCTCAGTGGCCGTGGAGGGGCTGGCGGCACAG GTGGCCCCTGAATACACCCTGGAGATTGAGGCGGCCGACATGGCGGGCTACGGGCTGCGGGCCACGGCCACCGTCCACATCCAAGTGCAG GCCGGAGGCGCATCTGGGATGGTGAACGGCTCCCTGACCACCCACGTACTGAACACGGCCACGGGGCTACCAGCGGCCGGCCTCACCGTCCGGCTGGCCCAGCTGGAGGAGCCGGGGCTGCACTGGACGGAGCTGGGGCAGAG GCAGACGGACGAGGACGGGCgctgcctgcccctcctgcccgCCGGGCAGGTCAAGGCCGGCACCTACAAGCTGCGCTTCGAGACGGCGGCGTACTGGCAGGGGCTGGGGTATGCCAGCTTCTACCCCTTTGTGGAG GTTGTTTTCACCATGATGGACCCGGTGCAGAAGCTGCACATCCCGCTGCTGATCAGCCCCTACTCCTACACCACGTACCGGGGCAGTTAG
- the LOC141929643 gene encoding uncharacterized protein LOC141929643 isoform X3 has protein sequence MQPPTCLPCSGRFAGREAKVGMATPLRLLLARRLAGLWSTKPRGVRVGAGGAPGCTSQGEATRAGSAQPGRSARSCCSPAPGERRLAAPAWWGGERGLCARKGGRGGTQRQGMASCTASPTAGPQPSEPERSQAGGASGMVNGSLTTHVLNTATGLPAAGLTVRLAQLEEPGLHWTELGQRQTDEDGRCLPLLPAGQVKAGTYKLRFETAAYWQGLGYASFYPFVEVVFTMMDPVQKLHIPLLISPYSYTTYRGS, from the exons ATGCAGCCCCCTACGTGCTTGCCGTGCTCCGGGCGCTTTGCAGGCAGGGAGGCGAAGGTTGGGATGGCAACTCCACTGCGGCTTCTCCTGGCCCGGCGCCTCGCCGGGCTCTGGTCCACCAAGCCCCGGGGGGTCCGcgtgggtgctggtggggctccTGGGTGCACCTCCCAGGGGGAAGCCACCCGCGCCGGCTCGGCCCAGCCGGGGAGGAGCGCCCGGTCCTGCTGCAGCCCCGCGCCGGGAGAGCGACGTCTGGCCGCGCCAGCTtggtgggggggggaaagaggCCTCTGTGCCAGGAAGGGTGGCCGGGGGGGGACACAAAGGCAGGGGATGGCATCTTGCACGGCCTCGCCAACTGCGGGACCCCAGCCCAGTGAGCCGGAGAGGAGCCAG GCCGGAGGCGCATCTGGGATGGTGAACGGCTCCCTGACCACCCACGTACTGAACACGGCCACGGGGCTACCAGCGGCCGGCCTCACCGTCCGGCTGGCCCAGCTGGAGGAGCCGGGGCTGCACTGGACGGAGCTGGGGCAGAG GCAGACGGACGAGGACGGGCgctgcctgcccctcctgcccgCCGGGCAGGTCAAGGCCGGCACCTACAAGCTGCGCTTCGAGACGGCGGCGTACTGGCAGGGGCTGGGGTATGCCAGCTTCTACCCCTTTGTGGAG GTTGTTTTCACCATGATGGACCCGGTGCAGAAGCTGCACATCCCGCTGCTGATCAGCCCCTACTCCTACACCACGTACCGGGGCAGTTAG
- the DEF8 gene encoding differentially expressed in FDCP 8 homolog isoform X2 — MAYDERLARFRQAHLNPFNKAPEQQERPDGGAPSPARPPDPSPGDPEGALDLGLAEDHFSRPVGLILASDVQQLRQAIEECKRAILALPEHSERQKDAVVRLIHLRLKLQELKDPGEDEPNIRVVLEHRFYKEKSKSVKQTCDKCSTIIWGLIQTWYTCTGCYYRCHSKCLPLVSKACVRAKVSHQAEYQLSICPESGLDSQDYRCAECRAPVSLRGVPSEARQCDYTGLYYCSSCHWNDLAVVPARAIHNWDFEPRKVSRCSMRYLALMVSRPVLKLREINPLLFNYVEELVEIRKLRQDILLMKPYFITCKEAMEARLLLQLQDRQHFVENDEMYSLQDLIDIEAGRLSCSLTEIHTLFAKHIKLDCERCQAKGFVCELCKEGDVLFPFDSHTSVCTDCSAVFHRDCYYDNSTTCPKCARLSLRKQSLFQDSEGTEAEP, encoded by the exons CCCGGCCGCCGGATCCGTCCCCGGGGGACCCCGAGGGCGCCCTGGACCTGGGCCTGGCCGAGGATCACTTCTCCCGCCCCGTG GGCCTGATCCTGGCGTCGGACGTGCAGCAGCTGCGCCAGGCCATCGAGGAGTGCAAGCGGGCGATCCTGGCGCTGCCCGAGCACTCGGAGCGGCAGAAGGACGCGGTGGTGCGGCTCATCCACCTCCGCCTCAAGCTGCAGGAGCTCAAG GACCCCGGCGAGGATGAGCCCAACATCCGGGTGGTGCTGGAGCATCGCTTCTACAAGGAGAAGAGCAAGAGCGTGAAGCAGACGTGCGACAAGTGCAGCACCATCATCTGGGGCCTCATCCAGACCTGGTACACCTGCACAG ggtGCTACTACCGGTGCCACAGCAAGTGCCTGCCGCTGGTGAGCAAGGCCTGCGTGCGGGCCAAGGTCAGCCATCAGGCCGAGTACCAGCTCAGCATCTGCCCCGAGAGCGGGCTGGACAGCCAGGACTACCGCTGCGCCGAGTGCCGTGCCCCCGTCTCCCTCC GGGGGGTGCCCAGCGAGGCCCGGCAGTGCGACTACACCGGCCTCTACTACTGCAGCAGCTGCCACTGGAACGACCTGGCTGTCGTGCCCGCCCGCGCCATCCACAACTGGGACTTCGAGCCCCGCAAg GTCTCGCGCTGCAGCATGCGGTACCTGGCGCTGATGGTGTCGCGGCCGGTGCTGAAGCTGCGGGAGATCAACCCGCTGCTCTTCAACTACGTGGAGGAGCTGGTGGAGATCCGG AAGCTGCGCCAGGACATCCTGCTGATGAAGCCTTACTTCATCACCTGCAAGGAGGCAATGGAGGcgcggctgctgctgcag CTGCAGGACCGCCAGCACTTTGTGGAGAACGACGAGATGTACTCGCTGCAGGACCTGATCGACATCGAAGCCGGGCGCTTGAGCTGCTCCCTGACTGAGATCCACACGCTTTTCGCGAAGCACATCAAGCTGGACTGCGAG CGCTGCCAGGCGAAAGGCTTTGTCTGCGAGCTCTGCAAGGAGGGCGACGTGCTCTTCCCCTTTGACAGCCACACCTCCGTCTGCACCGACTGCTCCGCCGTCTTCCACCG GGACTGCTACTACGACAACTCCACCACCTGCCCCAAGTGCGCCCGGCTGAGCCTGCGCAAGCAGTCCCTCTTCCAGGACTCCGAGGGCACCGAGGCAGAGCCCTga
- the LOC141929643 gene encoding cadherin-1-like isoform X2: MSPPNWSSTLCAGSLPGTPPHPGAGGVSWPPPPAPWRVLAPLGGCRPFPAGPGQGHGRAAGAAAAMLSGTFTLLLFLLLPDAAPDVPTPPEHSHGLRRQKRDWVIPPINCPENERGPFPKKLVQIKSNKDKETKVFYSITGQGADSPPVGVFTIERETGWLEVTKPLDREEIDKYFLFSHAVSASGQPVEDPMEIIITVTDQNDNRPVFTQAVFHGSVSEGAEPGTSVLQVVATDADDSVSSNHGVVVYSLLRQTPNWPQPHMFAIDGNTGVISVAVEGLAAQVAPEYTLEIEAADMAGYGLRATATVHIQVQAGGASGMVNGSLTTHVLNTATGLPAAGLTVRLAQLEEPGLHWTELGQRQTDEDGRCLPLLPAGQVKAGTYKLRFETAAYWQGLGLFSP, from the exons ATGTCCCCCCCAAACTGGAGCAGCACCCTGTGCGCCGGGTCCCTCCCGggcacccccccccaccccggggctgggggtgtcAGTTggcccccaccccctgccccctgGCGCGTGCTGGCACCCCTGGGCGGGTGCCGGCCTTTCCCGGCAGGACCTGGCCAAGGTCACGGCCGAGCAGCTGGTGCAGCCGCGGCCATGTTGTCCGGCACCTtcaccctcctcctcttcctcctgctgccg GACGCAGCGCCTGACGTGCCGACCCCCCCCGAGCACAGCCATGGCCTTCGGCGGCAGAAGAGGGACTGGGTCATCCCCCCCATCAACTGCCCCGAGAACGAGCGGGGACCCTTCCCCAAAAAGCTGGTGCAG ATCAAATCCAACAAGGACAAGGAGACAAAGGTTTTCTACAGCATCACGGGGCAGGGGGCGGACAGCCCCCCCGTGGGGGTCTTCACCATCGAGCGGGAGACGGGGTGGCTGGAGGTGACGAAACCGCTGGACCGGGAGGAGATCGATAAATATTTT CTCTTCTCCCACGCCGTGTCGGCCAGCgggcagcccgtggaggaccccatggaGATCATCATCACCGTGACCGACCAGAACGACAACCGGCCCGTCTTCACCCAGGCGGTTTTTCACGGCAGCGTGTCGGAGGGGGCTGAGCCGG GCACCTCGGTGCTGCAGGTGGTGGCCACGGATGCGGATGACAGCGTCAGCTCCAACCACGGCGTCGTGGTCTACTCCCTCCTGCGCCAGACGCCGAACTGGCCCCAGCCCCACATGTTTGCCATCGATGGCAACACCGGCGTGATCTCAGTGGCCGTGGAGGGGCTGGCGGCACAG GTGGCCCCTGAATACACCCTGGAGATTGAGGCGGCCGACATGGCGGGCTACGGGCTGCGGGCCACGGCCACCGTCCACATCCAAGTGCAG GCCGGAGGCGCATCTGGGATGGTGAACGGCTCCCTGACCACCCACGTACTGAACACGGCCACGGGGCTACCAGCGGCCGGCCTCACCGTCCGGCTGGCCCAGCTGGAGGAGCCGGGGCTGCACTGGACGGAGCTGGGGCAGAG GCAGACGGACGAGGACGGGCgctgcctgcccctcctgcccgCCGGGCAGGTCAAGGCCGGCACCTACAAGCTGCGCTTCGAGACGGCGGCGTACTGGCAGGGGCTGGG GTTGTTTTCACCATGA
- the LOC141929643 gene encoding uncharacterized protein LOC141929643 isoform X4: MEIIITVTDQNDNRPVFTQAVFHGSVSEGAEPGTSVLQVVATDADDSVSSNHGVVVYSLLRQTPNWPQPHMFAIDGNTGVISVAVEGLAAQVAPEYTLEIEAADMAGYGLRATATVHIQVQAGGASGMVNGSLTTHVLNTATGLPAAGLTVRLAQLEEPGLHWTELGQRQTDEDGRCLPLLPAGQVKAGTYKLRFETAAYWQGLGYASFYPFVEVVFTMMDPVQKLHIPLLISPYSYTTYRGS, from the exons atggaGATCATCATCACCGTGACCGACCAGAACGACAACCGGCCCGTCTTCACCCAGGCGGTTTTTCACGGCAGCGTGTCGGAGGGGGCTGAGCCGG GCACCTCGGTGCTGCAGGTGGTGGCCACGGATGCGGATGACAGCGTCAGCTCCAACCACGGCGTCGTGGTCTACTCCCTCCTGCGCCAGACGCCGAACTGGCCCCAGCCCCACATGTTTGCCATCGATGGCAACACCGGCGTGATCTCAGTGGCCGTGGAGGGGCTGGCGGCACAG GTGGCCCCTGAATACACCCTGGAGATTGAGGCGGCCGACATGGCGGGCTACGGGCTGCGGGCCACGGCCACCGTCCACATCCAAGTGCAG GCCGGAGGCGCATCTGGGATGGTGAACGGCTCCCTGACCACCCACGTACTGAACACGGCCACGGGGCTACCAGCGGCCGGCCTCACCGTCCGGCTGGCCCAGCTGGAGGAGCCGGGGCTGCACTGGACGGAGCTGGGGCAGAG GCAGACGGACGAGGACGGGCgctgcctgcccctcctgcccgCCGGGCAGGTCAAGGCCGGCACCTACAAGCTGCGCTTCGAGACGGCGGCGTACTGGCAGGGGCTGGGGTATGCCAGCTTCTACCCCTTTGTGGAG GTTGTTTTCACCATGATGGACCCGGTGCAGAAGCTGCACATCCCGCTGCTGATCAGCCCCTACTCCTACACCACGTACCGGGGCAGTTAG
- the LOC141929641 gene encoding B-cadherin, protein MRGPRSGLCPLFILLLLLLPLLPAAAALAAPPARPCVPPGLRRGPLPAPASSGGCAGPYGTQESDVGAQEDGGPVRLPGVGRALTVPPRDATSQPDPAPIPVRSRRSPQELPRARAAPRRQKRDWVIPPIKVPENERGPFPKKLVQIKSNRDRDSKIFYSITGQGADAPPEGVFTIEKESGWMKVTQPLDRERIDKYHLFSHAVSENGKPVEEPMEIIVTVTDQNDNKPQFTREVFRGSVPEGALPGTSVMQVTATDADDAVETYNGVIAYSILSQEPREPHPHMFTINKATGTLSVIASGLDRERVREYTLTVQAADLDGEGLTTTALAMIEIADVNDNAPEFDPKMYEAAVPENEAGREVARLTVTDLDEPSTPAWRAVYSILRGNEGSAFAIATDPASNEGILRTAKGLDYEAKKQFVLHVAVANEAPFAVKLPTATATVTVNVEDVNEAPVFDPLVRVAEVPEDVPPGQTLASCMAQDPDKAQGQRIKYLVGHDPAGWLAVHPENGLVTARDHLDRESPFTKNSTYTAMLLAVDDGSPPATGTGTLLLTLLDVNDHGPEAEPRDVTVCNRSPQPQVLTVTDRDLPPNTGPFRAELSHGSGASWAVEVGDEGDTVTLRLVAPLEPDLYSVYLRLLDRAGKAQLTVITARVCDCEGPAQGCPQRPQPATGLPFVLAALGALLALLLILLLLLLFMRRRKVTKEPLLLPEDDTRDNVFYYGEEGGGEEDQDYDLRQLHRGLDARPEVLLRNDVAPTLLPAPQYRPRPANPDDIGTFIEENLKAADTDPTAPPYDSLLVFDYEGSGSEATSLSSLNSSASDRDQDYDYLNDWGNRFKKLADLYGGGEDDE, encoded by the exons ATGCGGGGGCCGCGCTCCGGGCTCTGCCcgctcttcatcctcctcctcctcctcctcccgctcctgccggcggccgccgcgctcGCCGCTCCCCCAGCCCGACCGTGCGTCCCCCCGGGGCTGCGCCGCGGGCCGCTCCCGGCACCAG CGAGCTCCGGAGGCTGCGCGGGGCCGTACGGGACCCAGGAGTCCGACGTCGGGGCGCAGGAGGATGGGGGCCCCGTGCGGCTGCCGGGGGTGGGCAGGGCGCTCACCGTCCCCCCCCGGGATGCCACCAGCCAGCCAGACCCTGCCCCAATTCCCGTGCGGAGCAGGCGCTCCCCCCAG GAGCTCCCCAGGGCTCGTGCCGCTCCCAGGAGACAGAAGAGGGACTGGGTGATCCCCCCCATCAAAGTTCCCGAAAATGAGAGAGGTCCTTTCCCCAAAAAGCTGGTTCAG ATCAAATCCAACCGGGACAGAGACTCCAAGATCTTCTACAGCATCACCGGGCAGGGGGCGGACGCCCCCCCCGAGGGCGTCTTCACCATCGAGAAGGAGTCGGGTTGGATGAAGGTGACGCAGCCGCTGGACCGGGAGCGCATCGACAAATACCAC CTCTTCTCCCACGCTGTGTCTGAGAACGGCAAACCGGTGGAGGAGCCGATGGAGATCATCGTCACCGTGACGGACCAGAACGACAACAAGCCCCAGTTCACCCGTGAGGTCTTCAGGGGCTCCGTGCCCGAGGGCGCTTTGCCGG GCACCTCCGTGATGCAGGTGACGGCCACAGACGCGGACGATGCGGTGGAGACCTACAACGGCGTCATCGCCTACTCCATCCTCAGCCAGGAGCCGCGCGAGCCCCATCCCCACATGTTCACCATCAACAAGGCCACAGGCACACTCAGCGTCATCGCCAGCGGCCTCGACCGGGAG CGCGTGCGGGAGTACACGCTGACCGTGCAAGCAGCCGACCTGGACGGCGAGGGGCTGACCACGACGGCGCTGGCGATGATCGAGATTGCGGACGTCAATGACAACGCCCCCGAATTTGACCCCAAAATG TACGAGGCGGCCGTGCCGGAGAACGAGGCCGGGCGGGAGGTGGCCCGGTTGACCGTCACTGACCTGGACGAGCCAAGCACACCGGCATGGCGAGCCGTCTACTCCATCCTGCGCGGCAACGAGGGAAGCGCCTTTGCCATCGCCACTGACCCCGCCAGCAACGAGGGCATCCTCCGCACTGCCaag ggTTTGGACTACGAGGCCAAGAAGCAGTTCGTGCTCCACGTGGCCGTGGCCAACGAGGCCCCCTTCGCCGTCAAGCTGCCGACGGCCACCGCCACAGTGACGGTCAACGTGGAGGACGTCAACGAGGCGCCCGTCTTCGACCCCCTGGTGCGGGTGGCGGAGGTGCCGGAGGACGTGCCCCCGGGGCAGACCCTCGCCTCCTGCATGGCCCAGGACCCTGACAAAGCCCAGGGGCAGAGGATCAA GTACCTGGTGGGGCATGACCCGGCAGGCTGGCTGGCCGTGCATCCCGAAAACGGCCTCGTGACGGCACGGGACCACCTGGACCGCGAGTCCCCCTTCACCAAGAACAGCACCTACACCGCCATGCTGCTGGCCGTGGATGATG GCTCGCCACCCGCCACGGGCACTGGCACGCTGCTCCTCACCCTGCTCGACGTGAATGACCACGGCCCCGAGGCCGAGCCCCGGGACGTCACCGTCTGCaaccgcagcccccagccccaagTCCTCACCGTGACTGACAGGGACCTGCCCCCCAACACCGGCCCCTTCCGCGCTGAGCTCAGCCACGGCTCGGGAGCCAGCTGGGCTGTGGAGGTCGGCGATGAAG GTGACACGGTCACCCTGCGGCTGGTGGCACCGCTGGAGCCGGATTTGTACAGTGTCTACCTGCGGCTCCTCGACCGGGCGGGCAAAGCCCAGCTCACCGTCATCACCGCGCGCGTCTGCGACTGTGAGGGGCCGGCGCAGGGCTGTCCCCAGAGACCCCAACCCGCCACCGGCCTGCCCTTCGTCCTCGCCGCCCTCGGTGCCCTCCTGGCCTTGCTGC TCatcctgctgctgttgctgctcttcATGCGGAGGAGGAAGGTGACGAAGGagccgctgctgctgcctgagGATGACACGCGGGACAACGTCTTTTACTacggggaggagggaggtggcgaGGAGGATCAG GACTATGACCTGCGGCAGCTGCACCGGGGCCTGGACGCCCGCCCCGAAGTGCTGCTCCGCAACGACGTGGCCCccaccctcctgccagccccccagTACCGGCCCCGCCCCGCCAACCCCGATGACATCGGCACCTTCATCGAGGAG aaCCTGAAGGCGGCCGACACGGACCCCACGGCCCCCCCCTACGACTCCCTGCTGGTGTTTGACTACGAGGGCAGCGGCTCGGAGGCCACCTCGCTCAGCTCCCTCAACTCCTCTGCCTCCGACCGCGACCAGGACTATGACTACCTCAACGACTGGGGCAACCGCTTCAAGAAGCTGGCGGACCTCTACGGCGGGGGGGAGGACGACGAATAg
- the DRC4 gene encoding dynein regulatory complex subunit 4 yields MAPKKKVEKKGKGSKAPAVVDASAPQEMSKEQLEKHIMRLREELDREREERNYFQLERDKIHTFWEITRRQLEEKRAELRNKDREMEEAEERHQVEIKVYKQKVKHLLYEHQENLTELKAEGTLSMKRAEEDHWAQEMDLRKEMRSLKVELKEQELASEMVVKNTRLEQEQEITRLHKDFERQVKEIEAKYTKKMQALRDDLDLRRKTEIHEVEERKNSQIGELMRNHEKAFSDIKNYYNDITLKNLALINLLKEQTEEMKKRETHLEKEKADVLFQNKQLKEPLQQAQEQVSELQKKLAHADKDREALTNTKARLKVTQKELKDLQWEHEVLEQRFSKVQAERDELYQKFTKAINEVQQKTGFKNLLLERKLKGLLGVLEKKEVELSEVFAASNLDPGALSLVSHKLEDLLNSKNEAIKDLQLQLARVCKAHNDMLRTFEAKLTAFGIPLDNLGFQPVANPALGQGPAGLVAVPT; encoded by the exons ATG gCACCCAAAAAGAAAGtcgaaaagaaagggaaagggagcaAAGCTCCAGCAGTGGTGGATGCCTCGGCCCCGCAGGAGATGAGCAAGGAGCAG CTGGAGAAGCACATCATGCGTCTCCGGGAGGAGCTGGACCGGGAACGGGAAGAGCGCAACTATTTCCAGCTAGAGCGTGACAAGATTCACACCTTCTGGGAGATCACCCGGCggcagctggaggagaagagggCAGAGCTGCGGAACAAGGACCGGGAGATGGAGGAGGCGGAGGAGCGGCATCAAGTGGAGATCAAG GTTTACAAGCAGAAGGTGAAGCACTTGTTGTATGAACACCAGGAAAACCTCACCGAGCTGAAGGCAGAGGGCACCCTCTCCATGAAGAGGGCCGAGGAGGATCACTGGGCCCAGGAGATGGATCTGCGGAAGGAAATGCGCTCCCTGAAAGTGGAGCTGAAGGAGCAGGAGCTGGCCAGCGAGATGGTGGTGAAAAACACACGCCTG GAACAAGAGCAGGAGATCACCCGGCTGCACAAGGACTTCGAGAGACAAGTGAAAG AGATCGAGGCCAAGTACACCAAGAAGATGCAAGCGCTGCGGGATGACCTTGACTTGCGGAGGAAGACCGAGATCCACgaggtggaggagaggaagaacagCCAGATCGGCGAGCTGATGAGGAACCACGAGAAGGCCTTCAGTGACATCAAGAACTACTACAACGATATCACCCTCAAAAACCTGGCACTCATCAACTTGCTGAAG GAGCAGACAGAGGAGATGAAGAAGAGGGAGACTCACTTGGAAAAGGAGAAGGCGGACGTGCTGTTCCAGAACAAGCAGCTGAAGGAGCCCCTGCAGCAGGCCCAGGAGCAGGtctcagagctgcagaagaagcTGGCCCATGCCGACAAGGACAGGGAGGCCCTGACG AACACAAAAGCCCGTCTGAAAGTCACCCAGAAAGAACTGAAGGATCTCCAGTGGGAACACgaagtgctggagcagaggttcaGTAAG GTGCAGGCGGAGCGAGATGAGCTCTATCAAAAGTTCACCAAAGCCATTAACGAGGTGCAGCAGAAGACAGGGTTCAAGAACCTGCTCCTGGAGCGCAAGCTGAAAGGACTCCTGGGCGTCCTGGAGAAGAAGGAGGTGGAGCTCAGCGAGGTCTTTGCAGCCTCCAACCTCGACCCGGGTGCCCTCTCCTTGGTCTCGCACAAGCTGGAG GACCTGCTCAATTCCAAGAACGAAGCCATCAAGGACCTGCAGCTCCAGCTGGCCCGAGTCTGCAAG GCACACAACGACATGCTGCGGACGTTTGAGGCAAAACTGACGGCTTTTGGGATCCCCCTGGACAACCTGGGCTTCCAGCCCGTGGCCAACCCTGCACTGGGGCAGGGTCCTGCCGGCCTTGTCGCGGTGCCCACCTGA
- the DBNDD1 gene encoding dysbindin domain-containing protein 1, translated as MQAEARGDFCGRDQHPELGKETLVPERPAGTPTHGPAQETPGVPAEEQGGIPIPSAGLLQVTERRQPLSSVSSLEVHFDLLDLTELTDMSDQELAEVFADSDEENAAGESPSGLQPQAVPRAGYLRSPSWTRAREQGREKKHLSDPELPPGPPDAFLPAERPREP; from the exons ATGCAGGCGGAGGCCAGAGGGGATTTCTGCGGCAGGGACCAGCACCCCG AGCTCGGCAAGGAGACGCTGGTCCCGGAGCGCCCAGCAGGGACCCCCACCCATGGGCCGGCCCAGGAGACCCCTGGAGTCCCCGCGGAGGAGCAGGGTGGCATCCCGATCCCCAGCGCCGGCCTGCTGCAGGTCACCGAGCGCAGAC AGCCCCTGAGCAGCGTCTCCTCGCTGGAGGTGCACTTCGACCTGCTGGACCTGACGGAGCTGACCGACATGTCGGACCAAGAACTGGCCGAGGTTTTTGCCGACTCCGACGAGGAGAACGCGGCCGGAGAATCGCCCAGCG GGCTGCAGCCGCAGGCGGTGCCGCGGGCCGGGTACCTGCGCTCGCCCTCCTGGACCCGAGCGCGGGAGCAGGGTCGGGAGAAGAAGCACCTCAGCGACCCGGAGCTGCCGCCGGGACCCCCGGATGCCTTCTTGCCCGCCGAGCGGCCACGGGAGCCCTAG